In Virgibacillus sp. NKC19-16, a single genomic region encodes these proteins:
- a CDS encoding CpaF family protein yields MALFQRTAKENASKNVNNNYITSTGYIDELVEHYKTRLLTEVNLELITSLEESDKRLRIEKYINQFMAEEKVVIPRLDKESLLSKLIDESVGFGPLEPLLKDDSITEILVNGPKEIYVERKGQLEREDVSFKDESHVRHIVDRVVAPLGRRIDESSPMVDARLPDGSRVNAVISPISLSGTILSIRKFRKTPFVMDDLEDNDTFTSEMSIFMQALVETKLNVLISGGTGSGKTTLLNALAKSIPLGERVITIEDSAELKLDRNNVVGMEARPPNVEGTGEIAIRELVKNSLRMRPDRIIVGEVRGAEAFDMLQAMNTGHEGSLTTVHSNTPVDAINRVEGMVVMAGMDLPTHIIRDYIVGALDYIVQVQRLTDGTRRITNISEVEKIEGNKIQVRDIFRFQRTGVNAEGIVLGYYTPTGIIPKCIPHLQVYGIDLDMDFFTPKEEMDYEHSSVYTL; encoded by the coding sequence TTGGCTCTTTTTCAGCGAACTGCTAAAGAAAACGCCTCAAAGAATGTAAACAATAATTATATAACAAGTACTGGTTATATAGATGAATTAGTGGAACATTATAAAACCAGGCTATTAACAGAGGTTAATCTGGAACTGATTACCAGTTTAGAGGAATCAGATAAACGTTTAAGGATAGAGAAATATATCAATCAATTTATGGCTGAAGAAAAGGTAGTCATTCCCAGACTCGACAAAGAATCACTTCTTTCTAAATTAATTGATGAAAGTGTTGGATTTGGACCACTGGAGCCGCTTTTAAAAGATGACTCCATTACTGAAATTTTAGTAAATGGCCCAAAAGAAATTTATGTAGAAAGAAAAGGTCAGCTCGAACGGGAAGATGTTTCCTTTAAGGATGAATCGCATGTGAGGCATATTGTTGATCGAGTGGTAGCACCACTTGGGAGAAGAATAGATGAGAGTTCACCCATGGTGGATGCTAGATTACCTGATGGAAGCAGAGTAAACGCGGTTATATCACCAATAAGCCTGAGTGGCACAATCTTATCCATTCGTAAATTCAGAAAGACACCCTTTGTCATGGATGACTTGGAAGATAACGATACATTTACAAGCGAGATGTCCATCTTCATGCAAGCACTTGTAGAAACTAAGTTAAATGTATTAATTTCAGGAGGAACAGGTAGTGGGAAAACAACACTGCTAAACGCACTTGCGAAGTCCATTCCACTTGGAGAACGTGTGATAACCATTGAGGATTCAGCTGAATTGAAACTGGATCGCAACAATGTTGTTGGTATGGAAGCTCGCCCCCCAAACGTAGAAGGAACCGGGGAAATAGCAATTAGAGAACTTGTGAAGAACTCACTACGGATGCGTCCTGATAGAATTATTGTCGGTGAGGTGCGCGGAGCTGAAGCATTCGATATGCTTCAGGCGATGAACACCGGCCATGAAGGTTCATTAACAACTGTTCATTCCAACACACCGGTTGATGCGATTAATCGTGTGGAAGGCATGGTAGTCATGGCTGGAATGGATCTGCCGACACACATTATTCGAGATTATATTGTAGGGGCTTTGGATTATATTGTACAGGTGCAAAGGTTAACGGACGGTACACGCAGAATAACGAACATATCTGAAGTAGAAAAAATCGAGGGAAATAAAATTCAGGTTCGCGATATTTTCCGTTTTCAGCGTACAGGTGTTAACGCAGAAGGAATCGTACTAGGATACTACACCCCAACAGGGATTATTCCTAAATGTATTCCACATCTGCAAGTTTACGGAATAGATCTAGATATGGATTTCTTTACCCCCAAGGAGGAAATGGACTATGAACATAGCAGCGTCTATACTTTATAG
- a CDS encoding type II secretion system F family protein: MNIAASILYSLAVLSLLLFGYYYLGYRSQKKEWNKKVKEWFPEEKRKSMVSKWGDRFDERESSKALAAKLQNANVKLLPSEYFGALLVGGLTLFILFYAVFNMPVAISILIPLFLMIATHFLLFYLRKNNYENRFNEQLGEVCRLMGNAARSGLTINQGIDIVARELSIPAGNEFKRISNELKLGVPLEPALRAIQKRNKSREFNLFIATLLIQKKTGGNLARTLDTMAETFEDRKVLNQTIKTMTSEEKYISFIVPAMPVFLLLVMNNVMEGFVDPLWSGFGLVILALFVGAIVLSFLLIRKITNIKV; the protein is encoded by the coding sequence ATGAACATAGCAGCGTCTATACTTTATAGTTTAGCGGTATTATCGTTATTGTTATTCGGCTATTATTACTTAGGTTATCGTTCCCAGAAGAAAGAATGGAATAAAAAAGTAAAGGAATGGTTTCCTGAAGAAAAGCGAAAGAGCATGGTTAGCAAATGGGGAGACCGTTTTGACGAACGAGAATCCTCTAAGGCATTGGCAGCTAAGCTTCAGAATGCAAATGTGAAGCTCTTACCTTCTGAATATTTCGGAGCCTTACTGGTGGGAGGCTTAACGTTATTTATTCTATTTTATGCCGTATTCAATATGCCAGTGGCTATTAGTATATTGATTCCCTTATTTCTTATGATAGCGACACATTTTCTGCTTTTTTACTTAAGGAAAAATAATTACGAGAACCGTTTTAATGAACAACTTGGAGAGGTATGCCGGTTAATGGGAAATGCTGCGCGCTCTGGTCTTACGATAAATCAGGGTATTGACATTGTTGCAAGAGAGTTATCCATCCCCGCCGGAAATGAGTTTAAACGAATTTCCAATGAATTGAAACTAGGAGTGCCTTTAGAGCCTGCATTAAGGGCTATCCAAAAAAGAAATAAATCACGAGAATTTAATTTGTTTATAGCAACATTACTTATCCAGAAAAAAACGGGAGGTAATTTAGCTCGTACACTGGACACAATGGCAGAAACCTTTGAAGACCGAAAAGTTTTAAACCAAACGATTAAAACAATGACCTCTGAGGAAAAGTATATTTCATTTATCGTTCCAGCAATGCCTGTGTTTTTATTACTTGTAATGAACAACGTTATGGAAGGGTTTGTTGATCCTTTGTGGTCAGGCTTTGGTCTAGTTATATTAGCTTTATTTGTTGGAGCAATTGTACTCTCTTTCCTATTAATACGAAAAATAACGAATATAAAGGTGTAG
- a CDS encoding type II secretion system F family protein has translation MDALIILTIIAFWFCVLLWLKHFWSYINGKRDVITHVSDVTHVDPFEKKKKKKDKRANLFQKVTTYADDFADLGQRINFFSENHMVDDWLRKSGNPLKLTVQRFQGLKIFLFIVSFFVGILSVIIGLPFSQYMIILLPVLGYFIPILLIRREVKKRQNRIRQDLPDFLDTVSTSVQAGVSLDQALREVIRHFDGPIREEFSRFNHEIDLGTTRERAYRELLRRNDNPEFQSLIKALIQGMDLGIPIAKTFKIQADDLRQIRQEQVKELAAKASPKVTLVTTFLIAPVSILMIAGLMIMNMLMGDNSILNMF, from the coding sequence ATGGATGCATTAATTATTTTAACAATCATCGCATTTTGGTTTTGTGTTTTATTATGGTTGAAGCATTTTTGGTCCTACATAAATGGGAAACGAGATGTTATTACACATGTTTCGGATGTGACACATGTTGATCCTTTTGAAAAAAAGAAAAAGAAGAAGGACAAAAGGGCGAATTTATTTCAAAAGGTTACAACGTACGCAGATGATTTTGCGGATCTAGGGCAGCGGATTAACTTTTTCAGTGAGAATCACATGGTAGATGATTGGCTCAGAAAGTCAGGAAACCCTTTAAAGTTAACTGTACAGCGATTTCAAGGGTTAAAGATTTTTCTATTTATTGTAAGTTTTTTTGTTGGAATACTATCAGTCATTATCGGTCTACCATTTTCACAATATATGATAATACTTTTACCTGTATTAGGTTATTTCATACCAATCTTATTAATTAGAAGAGAGGTGAAAAAGAGGCAAAATCGGATTCGTCAGGATTTACCGGATTTTTTGGATACAGTAAGTACCAGTGTGCAAGCTGGAGTTAGTTTAGATCAAGCACTTAGGGAGGTGATTCGACATTTCGATGGTCCAATTCGTGAGGAGTTTTCCAGATTCAACCATGAAATTGATTTGGGTACCACAAGAGAAAGAGCTTATCGGGAACTGCTGCGAAGAAATGACAACCCAGAATTTCAATCTTTAATAAAGGCTCTCATACAAGGTATGGATCTCGGAATACCGATAGCTAAAACGTTTAAAATTCAGGCAGATGACTTAAGGCAAATCCGACAGGAACAGGTTAAGGAATTAGCAGCAAAAGCATCACCAAAGGTAACACTTGTTACAACGTTTTTAATTGCACCTGTCTCCATATTAATGATCGCGGGGTTAATGATCATGAATATGCTAATGGGTGACAACAGCATTTTAAATATGTTTTAA
- a CDS encoding Flp family type IVb pilin: MKLMNGFYVKMMNKVEEMKKDESGSQTLEWIGIAAVIVILVGVVSTQMADADSIGEAVVGAFEGLIGDITGD, translated from the coding sequence ATGAAATTAATGAATGGGTTTTATGTGAAGATGATGAACAAGGTAGAGGAAATGAAGAAGGATGAAAGCGGGTCACAGACGTTAGAATGGATTGGTATTGCAGCGGTTATTGTGATTCTTGTTGGGGTCGTTTCTACACAAATGGCAGATGCAGATAGTATTGGAGAAGCAGTTGTTGGTGCGTTTGAGGGCCTTATTGGTGACATTACCGGAGATTAA
- a CDS encoding VWA domain-containing protein, translated as MRKKWYYLLLITSVLLLLVACSGNAEESPQEEANSAEQEEETVETEGDEDLNETEGNEDNNWFEQVEVPPIPSDEKGVAEQLPGPFANADNIYDMEEEVKKEFEEIGSMSENPSEEEYEAYLRYMYSLVAIDYPNPEDIMKKWEFGSFGNPDLPDSRYHFKENYNVEILLDSSGSMANYAEDKTRMQVAKEAITKFLSSVPEEANVSLRVYGHEGTGSESDKAMSCDSIEQVYGYDSYDESAFEESLNQFDPAGWTPLADALETAHESMESFNTEENTNLIYVVSDGIETCDGDPVDVAETLSQSNVEPIINIIGFQTDAEAQKQLEEMAEVANGIFTSASNQDELQAEFDRAEEVLEAWEDWKTDALADADRARLDNNIDIMEIHNEWNLNTTNMDNNLHALAEVMEDLEIVTRDQKQELNKRRGEAMDEIGNAVSDSEDRMEEINSKNNEEMIQEIEDRYEQSQE; from the coding sequence ATGCGAAAAAAATGGTACTATCTTCTTCTTATAACTTCCGTCCTTTTGTTACTAGTTGCGTGCAGTGGAAATGCAGAAGAATCGCCTCAAGAAGAAGCGAATAGCGCAGAACAGGAGGAAGAGACGGTGGAAACAGAGGGGGACGAGGATTTAAATGAAACAGAGGGCAATGAAGATAATAATTGGTTTGAGCAGGTTGAAGTTCCACCAATTCCCTCTGATGAGAAGGGGGTAGCCGAACAATTACCAGGGCCTTTTGCAAATGCAGATAATATTTATGACATGGAAGAGGAGGTTAAAAAGGAATTTGAAGAGATAGGGTCTATGAGTGAAAATCCGAGTGAAGAAGAATATGAAGCATATTTACGATATATGTATTCGCTGGTGGCAATTGATTATCCAAATCCAGAAGATATAATGAAAAAGTGGGAATTTGGTTCATTTGGTAACCCTGATTTGCCAGATTCCCGCTACCATTTCAAGGAAAATTATAATGTTGAAATTCTTCTTGATTCAAGCGGAAGCATGGCCAATTATGCAGAAGACAAAACTAGGATGCAGGTCGCTAAGGAAGCAATAACAAAGTTTTTAAGTAGTGTACCGGAAGAAGCTAATGTATCACTACGGGTATATGGCCATGAAGGCACAGGATCCGAAAGCGATAAAGCAATGTCTTGTGATTCTATTGAACAGGTTTATGGTTATGATTCCTATGACGAATCAGCGTTTGAAGAGTCTTTAAATCAATTTGATCCGGCTGGTTGGACACCTCTAGCAGATGCGTTAGAGACAGCGCATGAGTCAATGGAATCTTTTAATACGGAAGAAAACACAAATTTAATTTATGTTGTAAGTGATGGGATTGAAACATGTGATGGTGACCCGGTGGATGTAGCTGAAACACTATCTCAATCCAATGTGGAACCTATCATTAACATAATTGGGTTTCAAACAGATGCGGAAGCTCAAAAACAACTAGAAGAGATGGCAGAGGTTGCTAATGGCATTTTCACTTCTGCAAGCAATCAGGATGAATTACAAGCAGAATTTGACCGTGCGGAAGAAGTACTTGAGGCATGGGAAGACTGGAAAACAGATGCTTTAGCTGATGCAGATAGAGCTAGGCTTGACAACAATATAGATATTATGGAAATACACAATGAATGGAATTTAAACACTACGAATATGGATAATAATTTGCATGCATTGGCAGAAGTCATGGAAGACCTTGAAATAGTTACACGTGATCAAAAACAGGAACTTAATAAGAGGAGAGGCGAGGCAATGGATGAAATTGGAAATGCTGTTTCCGATTCAGAAGATAGAATGGAAGAAATTAATTCGAAAAATAATGAAGAAATGATTCAGGAAATTGAAGATAGATATGAACAATCACAGGAATAG
- a CDS encoding TadE/TadG family type IV pilus assembly protein yields MKKWRKRINNEEGSATIEFLGIVPLALILLMILIQFIVGINGVLVTQSAANEYANVYSITKSPSEAQQAANKILSSTGDYLQMNEITTPAAGAKEFETTVSVNLNLIFLPDSISAPSIPYSTTAYGRVIE; encoded by the coding sequence ATGAAAAAATGGAGAAAAAGAATAAATAATGAAGAAGGGTCCGCTACTATTGAATTCTTGGGTATTGTTCCATTGGCATTAATCCTATTGATGATTTTGATTCAATTTATTGTTGGTATAAATGGTGTGCTGGTCACACAATCTGCGGCAAATGAATATGCCAATGTATATTCGATAACGAAAAGTCCTAGTGAAGCGCAACAAGCTGCGAATAAAATCCTGTCTTCAACCGGGGATTATCTGCAAATGAACGAAATCACCACTCCTGCGGCAGGTGCTAAGGAATTTGAGACCACGGTTAGCGTAAATCTTAATTTAATATTTTTGCCTGATTCTATCTCAGCTCCTTCTATTCCTTATTCTACAACAGCCTATGGCAGGGTGATTGAATGA
- a CDS encoding pilus assembly protein TadG-related protein encodes MIKKLKERFNNEDGNIILFVLGMLSIIMILFVFVLNMGMGLAVKEQSGTTANQASMAASSVLYEEVRQVIFEYEDDTLEGALQAFFEDIEEKVDDKVSELSGSFTYNDWSANEIELEAFDIVLKEELETPVIREKLNELLADEDIESLVINKAREAIVQNGGQLDGAELMIENNRIHVRAANEFESTSYDGIMAGINENIYQESAGPEIDFLEDVWNTSNTIQLN; translated from the coding sequence ATGATTAAAAAATTAAAGGAGCGGTTTAATAATGAAGATGGGAATATCATTCTTTTCGTTCTCGGTATGTTAAGCATTATTATGATACTCTTTGTATTTGTTCTAAACATGGGGATGGGACTAGCTGTAAAGGAACAATCCGGGACTACAGCAAATCAGGCGAGCATGGCAGCCAGTAGTGTTCTTTATGAAGAAGTGCGGCAGGTTATTTTTGAGTATGAGGATGATACGCTAGAAGGTGCACTGCAGGCATTTTTTGAAGATATCGAGGAAAAAGTGGATGACAAGGTCAGCGAGCTATCTGGAAGCTTTACATATAACGATTGGTCCGCAAATGAAATCGAATTGGAAGCATTCGACATTGTCTTAAAAGAGGAACTTGAAACCCCGGTTATCAGAGAAAAACTTAACGAATTATTAGCCGATGAAGATATTGAATCACTAGTAATTAATAAAGCAAGAGAGGCCATTGTACAAAATGGCGGCCAGTTAGATGGAGCCGAATTGATGATAGAAAATAATAGGATTCATGTAAGAGCTGCTAATGAGTTCGAATCCACCTCCTATGATGGCATAATGGCTGGGATAAATGAAAATATCTATCAGGAATCAGCTGGTCCGGAAATAGATTTTCTTGAAGATGTTTGGAATACAAGCAATACAATTCAATTAAATTAA
- a CDS encoding DUF6612 family protein codes for MKKWMLVVFAGVMAFVLAACNDTAEPTADTIEEEESELTAQEVYSEALEASEEMESAEVSMNMQQQIASEAESTSIDTESSFDMQMTMDPLAIYQEGTTKMMMDGEEGMPEMGMEMYMVDDGMYMYSDQIGNWMKVDNAAMDAVNAMDGQQQDPSEQLKMLQEYTDDLSFEQSDDEFILTLNADGEKFNELIQEVMEESLTPEMTQAMGEEGQNALENMTINSMDYEMFIDKESFDMNAFNMNMDMTMEAEGDAINLVQNLESSYSNINNVDPIEVPEEIENNAIEQQ; via the coding sequence GTGAAGAAATGGATGTTGGTGGTTTTCGCTGGGGTTATGGCTTTTGTGCTTGCTGCATGTAATGACACAGCCGAGCCGACAGCAGACACAATCGAGGAAGAAGAAAGTGAATTAACCGCACAGGAAGTATATTCGGAGGCATTGGAAGCTTCGGAGGAAATGGAAAGTGCAGAGGTTTCGATGAATATGCAGCAACAGATTGCATCTGAGGCTGAATCAACTTCAATTGATACCGAAAGCAGTTTCGACATGCAAATGACGATGGATCCGCTCGCCATTTATCAAGAGGGAACGACCAAAATGATGATGGACGGCGAAGAAGGCATGCCCGAAATGGGAATGGAAATGTACATGGTAGATGATGGAATGTACATGTACAGTGATCAGATAGGTAACTGGATGAAGGTGGACAATGCTGCGATGGATGCAGTGAATGCAATGGACGGCCAGCAACAGGATCCATCAGAACAGCTGAAGATGCTCCAAGAGTATACCGATGATCTTTCTTTCGAGCAGTCAGATGATGAATTTATTTTGACATTAAATGCGGATGGGGAAAAATTCAACGAGCTGATCCAGGAAGTAATGGAGGAATCTTTGACACCTGAAATGACGCAGGCAATGGGTGAAGAAGGTCAAAATGCTTTGGAAAATATGACGATTAACAGCATGGATTATGAAATGTTCATCGACAAAGAATCATTTGATATGAATGCATTTAATATGAATATGGATATGACAATGGAGGCAGAGGGAGATGCGATTAACCTTGTCCAAAACTTGGAATCCAGTTATTCAAACATCAATAATGTCGATCCGATTGAAGTGCCTGAAGAGATAGAGAATAATGCGATTGAGCAGCAGTAG
- a CDS encoding glutaredoxin family protein — protein sequence MSEHHVTIYISDGNPQCGKLIKQLDEWNVSYATKNVSHNRDYMKELQDIEIFGTPVTFVGEDQPAILGFQKNKIKYALGFGNNSYYSPFYEGYGE from the coding sequence ATGAGTGAACATCATGTGACCATCTACATTAGTGATGGGAATCCGCAATGTGGAAAATTAATAAAGCAATTAGATGAATGGAATGTTTCTTACGCGACAAAAAATGTATCTCATAATCGCGATTATATGAAAGAACTGCAGGATATAGAAATTTTTGGTACACCAGTGACATTCGTTGGTGAGGATCAGCCTGCTATTTTGGGGTTTCAAAAAAACAAAATTAAATATGCTCTAGGTTTTGGAAATAATTCGTATTACAGCCCTTTTTATGAGGGGTATGGAGAGTAA
- a CDS encoding YppG family protein produces MYNRPYYHHTEHQDFAYDSVHFPRNPYHPYHSYNGQALQQTPYEQFAKPKQPPFWPAYIPTNSTSYQPDPNINSATNPNSMEQPQHPKEQVDFDKMLSTVGQLANTYHQVSPIVKEFGSIIKAFR; encoded by the coding sequence ATGTATAACAGGCCGTATTATCATCACACGGAGCACCAGGACTTTGCATATGATAGTGTCCATTTTCCGCGTAATCCCTACCATCCATATCATTCGTATAACGGGCAAGCGCTTCAGCAAACTCCTTATGAACAGTTTGCAAAGCCAAAACAACCGCCGTTTTGGCCTGCTTATATACCAACAAATTCCACTTCATATCAACCTGACCCAAATATAAATTCCGCAACGAACCCAAATTCGATGGAGCAACCTCAGCATCCAAAAGAGCAGGTAGATTTTGATAAAATGCTTTCAACTGTGGGACAATTGGCTAACACATATCATCAAGTTTCGCCTATTGTGAAGGAGTTTGGCTCGATTATTAAAGCATTTAGGTAG
- a CDS encoding alpha/beta hydrolase: MIGCLIIHGFTGGPYEVDPLARFLKDNTDWHIEVPTLPGHGRNLDLKDISYRKWINAAEDVLKRLNREYDRIYLIGFSMGGMIASYLAAKYKVDNLVLLAPSGKFLSFRQMTLDIASVAADGMRGNLGKNKLYLHYKKKMEAAIPFKANIEFVKLVKFTRRYLKKVKSPVLIAQGQQDGMVPYKTAYYLDKEISSKQKEVVFFERSRHLICLGDDKDTLNQMVYEFLVRDES; the protein is encoded by the coding sequence ATGATTGGATGTTTAATTATCCATGGATTTACCGGAGGCCCTTATGAAGTAGACCCTTTAGCACGATTCCTTAAAGATAATACAGATTGGCATATCGAAGTTCCGACATTGCCTGGTCATGGAAGAAATCTTGATTTAAAAGATATTTCCTATCGAAAATGGATTAATGCAGCCGAGGATGTGCTAAAGCGATTGAACAGAGAATATGACAGAATCTACCTAATCGGGTTCTCGATGGGTGGTATGATTGCTTCCTATTTAGCAGCTAAATATAAGGTAGACAATCTCGTTTTATTAGCTCCTTCAGGGAAATTTCTGTCCTTCAGACAAATGACGCTTGATATAGCTTCAGTTGCTGCAGACGGCATGCGGGGAAACTTGGGAAAAAATAAATTATACCTGCATTATAAAAAGAAGATGGAGGCCGCGATTCCATTTAAGGCCAATATTGAGTTCGTGAAATTGGTGAAGTTCACAAGGCGATATTTAAAGAAAGTGAAATCACCTGTCTTAATTGCCCAGGGGCAGCAGGATGGCATGGTACCATATAAAACAGCTTACTATCTGGATAAGGAAATTAGTTCCAAACAGAAAGAAGTTGTCTTTTTTGAAAGGTCCCGGCACCTTATTTGTTTAGGTGATGACAAAGATACGCTCAATCAGATGGTCTACGAGTTTTTAGTAAGGGACGAAAGTTGA
- a CDS encoding DegV family protein, producing MDIQLMTDGGADIPQRLQDALDISIVPLYLNFKDEEFKTGVTMDLNRYYRKIKETNTLPSSAAPSPNDFYEAYKQVDPKTPILMLSISKGLSSTYENAVSGRNRLLHEEPDRAIEVINTKTASAGIGLLMHEASVKIGENYSFEELVQHIQERIEQTTTLFILKTLENLILGGRLDRVKGTLAKTLNIKLLMRGSEEGTIEVTEKVRGDKKSIRRFVEQIGEYTKNVEDKVITMTHCNDESRAKKVLSEIKEKYPFKDTFLSETGPLISNYGGDGALVISFFKDK from the coding sequence GTGGATATACAATTAATGACAGATGGCGGAGCAGATATCCCGCAGCGTTTACAAGACGCGCTCGATATTAGCATCGTCCCACTATACTTGAATTTTAAAGACGAGGAATTTAAAACCGGTGTAACTATGGATCTAAACCGTTATTATCGTAAAATTAAAGAAACAAATACGCTCCCCAGTTCTGCCGCACCAAGCCCGAATGATTTTTATGAAGCGTACAAACAGGTCGACCCCAAGACTCCAATTCTTATGCTAAGCATATCCAAAGGGTTAAGCAGCACCTATGAAAATGCAGTTAGCGGAAGAAATAGGTTGCTGCACGAGGAACCTGACCGAGCAATCGAGGTAATCAACACCAAAACAGCTTCAGCCGGGATTGGCCTTCTAATGCATGAAGCCAGTGTGAAAATAGGCGAAAATTATTCCTTTGAAGAGCTTGTTCAACACATCCAAGAACGTATTGAACAAACGACGACGCTATTCATTTTAAAAACGCTCGAAAACCTGATACTTGGCGGTCGATTGGACAGGGTAAAAGGTACACTTGCAAAAACACTTAATATCAAGCTGCTAATGCGGGGAAGCGAAGAAGGAACAATCGAGGTAACGGAAAAAGTTCGTGGTGACAAAAAGTCGATACGGCGTTTTGTGGAGCAAATTGGAGAGTACACCAAAAATGTTGAAGATAAAGTAATCACCATGACACATTGCAATGATGAGAGCAGGGCAAAAAAAGTCCTTTCCGAGATCAAAGAAAAATACCCTTTTAAAGATACATTCCTAAGCGAAACCGGACCATTAATCTCTAATTACGGCGGGGATGGAGCATTGGTGATTTCTTTTTTTAAGGATAAATAG
- a CDS encoding DMT family transporter has translation MRRPPFNPYIAVVIGVITVSASAVLVKLADSAPAAIIANYRLLFAVLMMLPIVLLKYRHEFRLISRKDWILSILAGVFLALHFILWFESLNYTSVASSVVLVTLQPIFAFLGTYFFFKERFSSGAIISMIIALFGSFIISWGDFQLGGMALFGDILALLGAITITVYFLFGQRVRKNLSLMTYTFVVYGASAITLIIYNMALQNPFFGYPADHWWIFLALAIFPTFFGHTLFNWALKWLSTSTISMGIVFEPVGASILAYFILGEVVTWTQLLGGTIVIFGLLLFIVSTSRKTRVTISQKERKG, from the coding sequence ATGCGTCGCCCTCCGTTTAATCCATATATAGCGGTTGTCATTGGAGTTATAACTGTATCCGCTTCGGCAGTATTAGTTAAATTAGCAGACAGCGCACCTGCAGCAATAATAGCGAATTACCGTTTATTATTTGCTGTGCTTATGATGTTACCAATCGTGTTACTCAAATATCGACATGAATTCCGATTAATCAGCAGAAAAGATTGGATCCTTTCTATTCTTGCCGGAGTCTTTTTGGCTCTGCATTTTATTCTTTGGTTTGAATCACTGAATTACACATCTGTCGCTAGCTCGGTAGTACTTGTTACATTGCAGCCGATTTTCGCATTCCTCGGAACCTATTTCTTTTTCAAGGAACGATTTTCATCCGGTGCGATTATTAGTATGATAATTGCCTTGTTCGGAAGTTTCATTATCAGTTGGGGTGATTTCCAGTTAGGCGGGATGGCTCTATTTGGAGATATCCTCGCATTATTAGGTGCCATCACCATTACGGTATACTTTTTATTTGGACAACGTGTACGGAAAAATTTATCACTAATGACATACACGTTTGTCGTATACGGAGCAAGTGCCATCACACTTATTATTTATAATATGGCACTCCAGAATCCTTTCTTTGGATATCCAGCTGATCACTGGTGGATATTCCTGGCCCTAGCGATCTTCCCGACATTCTTTGGTCATACCTTGTTTAATTGGGCACTTAAATGGTTAAGCACCTCCACAATTTCTATGGGGATTGTCTTTGAACCAGTCGGTGCATCGATACTCGCATACTTTATCTTAGGTGAAGTCGTCACATGGACACAGTTACTGGGTGGAACGATCGTTATCTTCGGTCTACTTTTATTTATTGTCAGCACATCGCGCAAAACGAGGGTTACCATATCGCAAAAAGAGCGAAAAGGTTAA